The following coding sequences lie in one Oceanicola sp. 502str15 genomic window:
- the dctP gene encoding TRAP transporter substrate-binding protein DctP, translating into MKTIATAALGAALLAGPAAQAATEMRCSHQLPPAHHIAKVVDRWAEEVETLSNGEIDVQVFGADSLVGANDNIVATAKGDIECAFSLNFQWGKTLPMMNVTVAPFAFGDIEIWEKWPESEAAAYLEEKLLEKGVKNVVWMFQTNSSVFTTNGEPLVTPEDFAGLKFRGLTPPFDASLAALGATPTAMPGSEVYQALATGVIDGAVTDVAAAVSRKYYEVQDAFTVVPVLSAYLHGYLNPEFYDGLSDASKAALAEAGAKASAWAIEASVEAGAAGPDQLKEKGVTVHIATQEEIDALEAVMRPAFDKAFGEGDADSAKLIELLGKM; encoded by the coding sequence ATGAAAACCATCGCAACCGCCGCCCTCGGCGCGGCCCTTCTGGCGGGCCCGGCCGCTCAGGCCGCCACCGAAATGCGCTGCAGCCACCAGCTGCCCCCGGCGCACCACATCGCAAAGGTCGTCGACCGCTGGGCCGAAGAGGTCGAAACCCTCTCCAATGGCGAGATCGACGTTCAGGTCTTCGGGGCCGACAGCCTCGTCGGCGCGAATGACAACATCGTCGCCACCGCCAAGGGCGATATCGAATGCGCCTTCTCGCTGAACTTCCAGTGGGGCAAGACCCTGCCGATGATGAACGTCACCGTGGCGCCCTTCGCCTTCGGGGATATCGAGATCTGGGAAAAGTGGCCCGAGTCCGAGGCCGCCGCCTATCTCGAGGAAAAGCTGCTGGAGAAGGGCGTGAAGAACGTCGTCTGGATGTTCCAGACCAACAGCTCGGTCTTCACCACCAACGGCGAGCCGCTGGTCACGCCCGAAGATTTCGCCGGCCTCAAGTTCCGCGGCCTCACCCCGCCGTTCGATGCCAGCCTCGCCGCGCTGGGCGCCACCCCCACCGCCATGCCCGGCTCCGAGGTCTATCAGGCGCTGGCGACGGGCGTGATCGACGGCGCCGTGACCGACGTTGCCGCCGCCGTGTCGCGCAAGTACTACGAAGTGCAGGACGCCTTCACCGTGGTGCCGGTGCTCTCGGCTTACCTGCACGGCTACCTGAATCCCGAGTTCTACGACGGGCTTTCCGACGCCTCAAAGGCCGCCCTCGCCGAAGCAGGCGCGAAAGCCTCCGCATGGGCGATCGAAGCCTCCGTCGAAGCCGGTGCGGCCGGGCCGGACCAGCTGAAGGAGAAGGGCGTGACCGTTCACATCGCCACCCAGGAGGAGATCGACGCGCTGGAAGCGGTGATGCGCCCGGCCTTCGACAAGGCCTTTGGCGAGGGTGATGCCGACAGCGCCAAGCTGATCGAACTCCTCGGCAAGATGTGA
- a CDS encoding TRAP transporter small permease, whose amino-acid sequence MHEQNKEGAQTAASRLPLFPDRIVTGLVRLCGALSTLLILWIFGQICVAVVRRYVFDAPLQWNDQMSGYLLVAVVMLGAAEALRRGDHIGIDLLTNRLSGARARAQAALAHLAVMVFAAVVGISIWDSIEFARRFGSYSIGYIEIQTWIPQLPVVLGAGLLFLTAALRLWRTLRPLP is encoded by the coding sequence ATGCACGAGCAGAACAAGGAGGGGGCGCAGACCGCCGCCTCCCGCCTTCCCCTCTTTCCCGACCGGATCGTCACCGGCCTCGTCCGCCTCTGCGGCGCGCTGTCGACGCTGCTGATCCTGTGGATCTTCGGCCAGATCTGCGTCGCCGTGGTGCGCCGCTACGTCTTCGACGCGCCCCTCCAGTGGAACGACCAGATGTCCGGGTACCTGCTGGTCGCCGTGGTGATGCTGGGCGCGGCAGAGGCCCTGCGGCGCGGGGACCACATCGGGATTGACCTGCTCACCAACCGCCTCAGCGGCGCGCGTGCCCGGGCACAGGCCGCTCTGGCACATCTCGCGGTCATGGTCTTCGCCGCCGTGGTCGGGATCTCGATCTGGGACAGCATCGAATTTGCCCGCCGCTTCGGCTCCTATTCCATCGGCTACATCGAAATCCAGACATGGATCCCCCAGCTCCCCGTGGTGCTCGGCGCGGGCCTTCTGTTTCTCACCGCCGCGCTCAGGCTCTGGCGCACCCTGAGGCCGCTGCCATGA
- a CDS encoding molybdopterin-dependent oxidoreductase has protein sequence MDLFASHFGTYEIAREPAGPRLLPFRHDPDPSPLGAGFLALADHPTRIRQPMARRSWLEGRHGAAGSAPRGDRDAFVPLDMEEACALAARELDRVRKTHGNRAIFGGSYGWGSAGRFHHPQSQLKRFLNLAGGFVSARNTYSYGTAKVLLPHLVGAEYADPGGFNPSWDRIAQVKPFLLSFGGMRLANAQVEAGGTGAHRTRGWIEGFAEARGEMLTLSPDGRDAPIGEHQPINAGTDACAMLAMAHVLLVEGRVDEAAVRRIGSGYDEIRALILGSADGIPKTPDWAAALTGIAAGRIVEIARKLTAGPALINLSWSLQRAIVGEQPYWAALVLATLSGQIGRPGCGLACGLSAVSSVGNPIRRMRGPAFSQGENPVAEFIPVARITEMLERPGDTITYNGGPLELPDIRLIWWAGGNPFHHHQDLNRLARAWQRPETVIVQESVWTATAQHADLVFPSALPFEREDIAAASRDDWLVYSRQVMPPPEGIETDHAVLTRIAGHLGLDAAFTGGLSERAWMEKLYAGYRAAHPELPDWQGLAETGYARLAAPPPDEVVQPLARFVAAPSEAPLSTPSGLIELLPPLLQRHDSRLQAALSAPAPSDAGEPEAYPLRLLSPQPEARLHSQLDGAPAASEARRQGCEVARAHPADIAAAGLEDGALAVIHNDRGAVRVALEADPRVAPGHIVLPTGGWYRPEPQADGSLLDLGGNPNALTRDLGSSELSQGASAGGTRVALRALGP, from the coding sequence TTGGACCTGTTCGCCAGCCATTTCGGAACCTACGAGATCGCCCGCGAGCCTGCGGGGCCCCGGCTCTTGCCCTTCCGCCACGACCCCGATCCCTCGCCGCTTGGTGCGGGGTTTCTGGCGCTCGCCGACCATCCCACCCGCATCCGGCAGCCGATGGCCCGCAGGAGCTGGCTCGAGGGCCGGCACGGGGCTGCGGGCAGCGCCCCGCGGGGCGACCGGGACGCCTTCGTTCCGCTCGACATGGAGGAGGCTTGCGCGCTTGCGGCCAGGGAGCTGGACCGGGTGCGCAAGACCCATGGCAACCGGGCGATCTTCGGGGGGTCCTACGGCTGGGGCTCGGCCGGGCGCTTTCATCATCCGCAGAGCCAGCTGAAGCGTTTCCTCAATCTTGCCGGCGGCTTCGTTTCGGCACGAAACACCTACAGCTACGGAACCGCCAAGGTTCTGCTCCCGCATCTCGTTGGCGCGGAATATGCCGACCCCGGCGGCTTCAACCCGAGTTGGGACCGGATCGCGCAGGTGAAGCCCTTCCTGTTGAGTTTCGGCGGGATGCGCCTTGCAAACGCACAGGTCGAGGCCGGCGGCACCGGCGCCCATCGCACGCGCGGATGGATCGAAGGTTTCGCAGAGGCGAGGGGCGAGATGCTGACCCTCTCGCCCGATGGGCGCGACGCTCCCATCGGAGAGCACCAGCCCATCAACGCCGGAACCGACGCCTGCGCCATGCTGGCAATGGCCCATGTTCTGCTGGTGGAGGGCCGGGTCGACGAGGCCGCGGTGCGCCGCATCGGGAGCGGCTATGACGAGATCCGCGCCCTGATCCTCGGCAGCGCCGATGGCATCCCCAAGACACCGGACTGGGCCGCCGCGCTGACAGGCATCGCCGCCGGGCGCATCGTCGAGATTGCCCGCAAGCTCACCGCCGGACCGGCGCTGATCAACCTCTCCTGGTCGCTGCAGCGCGCAATTGTAGGGGAGCAGCCCTATTGGGCCGCGCTCGTTCTCGCCACGCTGTCCGGCCAGATCGGGCGCCCGGGTTGTGGCCTTGCCTGCGGGCTGTCGGCGGTTTCTTCGGTCGGCAATCCGATCCGCCGGATGCGCGGGCCGGCCTTTTCGCAGGGCGAGAACCCGGTTGCCGAGTTCATCCCGGTTGCGCGGATCACCGAGATGCTGGAACGCCCCGGTGATACAATCACCTACAACGGTGGCCCGCTCGAGCTGCCCGATATCCGGCTCATCTGGTGGGCCGGGGGCAATCCCTTTCATCACCATCAGGACCTCAACCGGCTGGCCCGCGCATGGCAGCGCCCCGAGACCGTCATCGTGCAGGAGAGCGTCTGGACGGCCACCGCCCAGCATGCCGATCTGGTGTTTCCCTCGGCCCTGCCGTTCGAGCGCGAAGACATTGCCGCGGCCTCCCGTGACGATTGGCTGGTCTACTCCCGGCAGGTCATGCCGCCCCCGGAGGGGATCGAAACCGACCACGCCGTGCTGACGCGCATCGCCGGTCACCTTGGCCTCGACGCGGCTTTCACCGGGGGGCTCTCGGAGCGTGCGTGGATGGAGAAGCTCTATGCCGGCTACCGTGCGGCGCATCCGGAGCTGCCAGATTGGCAGGGGCTCGCCGAGACCGGATATGCCAGGCTCGCCGCCCCGCCGCCCGACGAGGTGGTGCAGCCGCTGGCGCGGTTTGTTGCCGCCCCGTCCGAAGCCCCGCTGTCCACGCCCAGCGGCCTGATTGAGCTTCTGCCGCCGCTTTTGCAGCGACACGACAGCCGCTTGCAGGCCGCATTGAGCGCGCCCGCCCCAAGCGATGCGGGCGAGCCGGAAGCCTACCCGCTGCGCCTCCTGTCGCCCCAGCCCGAAGCCCGCCTGCACAGCCAGCTCGATGGCGCGCCCGCTGCAAGCGAGGCCCGCAGGCAGGGCTGCGAGGTCGCCCGCGCCCACCCGGCCGACATTGCCGCCGCCGGGCTGGAAGACGGGGCGCTGGCCGTGATCCACAATGACCGCGGCGCCGTCAGGGTTGCCCTCGAGGCCGATCCCCGCGTTGCGCCCGGCCACATCGTTCTGCCGACCGGTGGCTGGTATCGTCCCGAGCCCCAGGCCGACGGCAGCCTGCTGGACCTTGGCGGCAACCCGAACGCCCTGACCCGCGACCTCGGCTCCTCGGAGCTGTCGCAAGGCGCAAGCGCGGGCGGCACCCGCGTTGCCCTTCGGGCGCTTGGGCCGTAA
- a CDS encoding ABC transporter substrate-binding protein, which yields MTNLPRLLASTALAAALAGPALAADITIAQTSAVNTLDPHGSASVGLDLSVLSHIYPTLILREPSYELVPSLATSWEAVDDLTWKFTLTEGAKFANGEPLDSDTVAWNIARVTDADNPMRISSWFSQIEGVNVISPTEFEIKTSSPYPALPAQLSMFMLLPPEWASEHDPVTETMSGFRYTITENVPGDHITMVPNADYWGDAPAQFDSVTFRVIPETASRIAALMAGEVDLINKVPASELSRIDESPVATAGAVDSTRSVFIKFNTEKAPLDNKLFRQALNYAVDKELIADALFDGRATVSNCQVMTPDYFGYNPELEAYPYDPEKAKELLAESGVDLSQPIEFELPSATYLQGEEVTQAVAQMFGDVGVQTEIQAMEFGAYLDKYRKAHDLGRFSLLGQAWATIDADGLLTLFKPGNQYSYWNDEAFDAQLVAGIATTDEAEREAAYKKATEIMCEEAPVVFLYAQPATYGVSTKVTYQGRGDDWLRAFDMSPAE from the coding sequence ATGACCAACTTGCCTCGCCTACTCGCCTCGACCGCCCTTGCCGCCGCTCTCGCCGGCCCGGCGCTCGCCGCTGACATCACCATCGCGCAGACCTCCGCGGTCAACACGCTGGACCCGCACGGATCTGCCTCCGTGGGCCTCGACCTCTCGGTGCTGAGCCACATCTACCCCACGCTGATCCTGCGCGAGCCCAGCTATGAGCTGGTCCCCTCGCTGGCCACATCCTGGGAAGCGGTCGATGATCTGACCTGGAAGTTCACCCTCACCGAAGGCGCGAAATTCGCCAACGGCGAGCCGCTGGATTCGGACACCGTGGCGTGGAACATCGCCCGCGTGACCGATGCCGACAACCCGATGCGGATTTCGTCGTGGTTCAGCCAGATCGAAGGCGTCAACGTGATCTCGCCCACCGAGTTCGAGATCAAGACCTCCTCGCCCTATCCCGCCCTTCCGGCGCAGCTCTCGATGTTCATGCTGCTGCCGCCAGAGTGGGCCTCTGAGCACGACCCGGTGACCGAGACCATGTCGGGCTTCAGGTACACCATCACCGAGAACGTGCCTGGCGATCACATCACCATGGTGCCCAACGCCGATTACTGGGGCGACGCGCCGGCCCAGTTCGACAGCGTGACCTTTCGCGTGATCCCCGAGACCGCCAGCCGGATCGCGGCGCTGATGGCCGGTGAGGTCGACCTGATCAACAAGGTGCCCGCCTCCGAGCTGTCGCGCATCGACGAAAGCCCCGTGGCCACCGCCGGCGCCGTCGACAGCACCCGCTCGGTCTTCATCAAGTTCAACACCGAGAAGGCCCCGCTCGACAACAAGCTCTTCCGGCAGGCGCTGAACTACGCCGTCGACAAGGAGCTGATCGCGGATGCCCTGTTCGACGGGCGGGCCACGGTGTCGAACTGTCAGGTGATGACGCCGGATTACTTCGGCTACAACCCGGAGCTGGAGGCTTACCCCTACGACCCGGAGAAGGCGAAGGAATTGCTGGCGGAATCCGGCGTCGACCTGAGCCAGCCGATCGAGTTCGAACTGCCCTCCGCCACCTACCTGCAGGGCGAGGAAGTGACCCAGGCGGTGGCGCAGATGTTTGGCGATGTGGGTGTTCAGACCGAGATCCAGGCGATGGAGTTCGGCGCCTATCTCGACAAGTACCGCAAGGCGCATGACCTCGGCCGCTTCTCGCTGCTCGGTCAGGCCTGGGCGACGATTGACGCCGACGGTCTGCTGACCCTGTTCAAGCCCGGCAACCAGTATTCCTACTGGAACGACGAGGCCTTCGACGCGCAACTCGTCGCCGGCATCGCCACCACCGACGAGGCCGAGCGGGAGGCCGCCTACAAGAAGGCCACCGAGATCATGTGCGAAGAGGCCCCCGTGGTCTTCCTTTACGCCCAGCCTGCGACCTACGGCGTTTCGACCAAGGTGACCTACCAGGGGCGCGGCGACGACTGGCTGCGCGCCTTCGACATGTCCCCGGCAGAGTGA
- a CDS encoding ABC transporter ATP-binding protein, with product MSETPLLEVENLRRSFGGGKRLLGAPKPVIHAINDVSFEIANGETLGLVGESGSGKSTIGRAVLHLEAADSGSVRFRGNELTSLNAAALKPYRREMQMIFQDPYSALNPRMKVGRFVAEPLVVHGVEHGSALTDRVAELFRVVGLDPAFMTRYPHEFSGGQRQRINIARAIALRPAFIVADEPITALDVSIQAQIVNLFQDLQDQMGLAYLFIAHDLSMVRYLCQRVAVMLRGRIVELAPTEQIFSDPRHPYTRSLLAAIPVPDPDRRRPERPPFDVSANIPPREAEMIEISPGHFVLDQQIQ from the coding sequence ATGAGCGAGACCCCGCTTCTGGAAGTCGAGAACCTGCGCCGCAGCTTCGGCGGCGGCAAGCGCCTGCTGGGGGCGCCCAAGCCGGTGATCCATGCGATCAACGACGTCAGCTTCGAGATCGCCAATGGCGAAACCCTCGGCCTCGTGGGCGAGAGCGGCTCGGGCAAGTCGACCATCGGCCGCGCGGTTCTGCACCTTGAGGCCGCGGATTCCGGCTCGGTCCGGTTTCGGGGCAACGAGTTGACCAGCCTCAACGCGGCGGCGCTGAAACCCTATCGCCGCGAGATGCAGATGATCTTTCAGGACCCCTATTCGGCGCTGAACCCGCGCATGAAGGTGGGGCGCTTCGTGGCCGAGCCGCTTGTGGTGCATGGGGTGGAGCATGGCTCCGCCCTGACCGACCGCGTTGCCGAGCTGTTCAGGGTCGTCGGACTCGACCCGGCCTTCATGACCCGCTACCCGCACGAGTTTTCCGGCGGGCAGCGGCAGCGGATCAACATCGCGCGGGCGATTGCCCTGCGCCCGGCCTTCATTGTGGCCGACGAGCCGATCACGGCGCTGGACGTGTCGATCCAGGCCCAGATCGTGAACCTGTTTCAGGATTTGCAGGACCAGATGGGCCTGGCCTACCTGTTCATCGCGCATGACCTGAGCATGGTGCGCTACCTCTGCCAGCGAGTCGCCGTGATGCTGCGGGGGCGCATCGTGGAGCTGGCCCCGACAGAGCAGATCTTCTCCGATCCGCGCCACCCCTATACCCGCTCGCTTCTGGCCGCGATCCCGGTGCCCGACCCGGATCGCAGGCGGCCCGAGCGCCCGCCCTTCGACGTGTCGGCCAACATTCCGCCACGTGAAGCCGAAATGATCGAGATTTCGCCCGGTCACTTCGTCCTCGATCAGCAGATCCAATGA
- a CDS encoding ABC transporter permease, with protein MKHFFKELTRSKAGLVGAVLIVGIILVALLAPVLDLPDPTRGDLRARLAGPTWEGLFSPGAHPLGTDEVGRDILSRLIHGSRITLLVASTAVLLGGIVGTVLGIVAGYKGGIVDRLLMRLVDIQLAVPLMLLALLVVAALGPSLRNVVLVLALTSWIRYARIIRAQVLSLREREFVQSARAIGASTRRIMFLHILPNVLTPALVVGTLELARVIIMDSALSFLGLGVQPPTPSWGRMLADGRVYLSSAWWAVTFPGLAIVLTVLSVNLFGDWLRDYFDPKTRSAK; from the coding sequence ATGAAACACTTCTTCAAGGAACTCACCCGCTCCAAGGCCGGTCTTGTCGGCGCGGTGCTGATCGTCGGCATCATTCTCGTCGCGCTGCTGGCCCCGGTTCTCGACCTGCCCGACCCGACCCGCGGCGACCTCAGGGCGCGCCTTGCGGGGCCGACCTGGGAGGGGCTGTTTTCGCCCGGGGCCCATCCGCTGGGCACCGATGAGGTTGGCCGCGATATTCTATCGCGCCTGATCCACGGCTCGCGCATCACCCTTCTGGTGGCCTCCACCGCCGTGCTCCTTGGCGGCATCGTCGGCACGGTGCTGGGCATCGTGGCGGGCTACAAGGGCGGCATCGTTGACCGGCTGCTGATGCGCCTCGTCGACATCCAGCTTGCCGTGCCGCTGATGCTGCTGGCCCTGCTGGTCGTGGCCGCGCTCGGGCCGTCGCTGCGCAACGTGGTTCTCGTGCTCGCGCTGACCTCGTGGATCCGCTACGCCCGGATCATCCGGGCGCAGGTTCTGAGCCTGCGGGAACGCGAGTTCGTGCAATCCGCCCGTGCCATCGGCGCCTCGACGCGGCGGATCATGTTTCTGCACATCCTGCCCAACGTGCTGACGCCGGCCCTCGTGGTGGGCACGCTCGAGCTGGCGCGGGTCATCATCATGGACTCGGCGCTCTCCTTCCTCGGCCTCGGCGTGCAGCCCCCGACCCCTTCCTGGGGGCGGATGCTGGCGGATGGCCGCGTCTATCTCTCCTCGGCCTGGTGGGCGGTGACCTTCCCCGGCCTCGCCATCGTTCTGACCGTGCTGTCCGTCAACCTCTTCGGGGACTGGCTGCGCGACTACTTTGATCCCAAGACACGGAGCGCCAAATGA
- a CDS encoding TRAP transporter large permease → MTLAFVFLGLILLLLAGIPIFAALGLTATAILVLVEGDIDGLGDAVFAHLNKPVLATIPLFVFMAQVMIRAKVIDDLYSFAHTLIGHIKGGLGVATVMACTIFAAISGSSVATALSIGSSAIPQMKRYGYAERDALGVVAAGGTLGILIPPSGPMILYAIVSEASIGGLFLAGIIPGLLLALMFSGWCMVQARGRSGIDAPDWAGWKKATAALRRSIWALLAPPVVMGGIYFGVFTASEAAAAGSLYALLVAVLVYRNFGLTDLWHCAYATMRTSMMVFMIIAGAAMFAHAITLVRLPVGVTEQVTALGLGPIGFILVVMALIFVLGMFLESIAIILITTPILLPTMIALQIDPIWYGVLLMINLELAMITPPVGMNLFVIKGITNAPLGTIVRGASPFVALMIGGLVLLIAFPALATWLPTAAGFGR, encoded by the coding sequence ATGACCCTCGCCTTCGTCTTCCTCGGGCTGATCCTGCTGCTGCTCGCGGGCATACCCATCTTCGCCGCCCTCGGGCTCACCGCCACCGCGATCCTCGTGCTGGTCGAGGGCGATATCGACGGGCTAGGCGATGCGGTCTTCGCGCATCTCAACAAGCCGGTGCTGGCGACCATCCCGCTCTTCGTCTTCATGGCGCAGGTGATGATCCGCGCCAAGGTGATCGACGATCTCTACAGTTTCGCCCACACCCTTATCGGCCATATCAAGGGCGGCCTCGGCGTGGCCACCGTCATGGCCTGCACCATCTTCGCCGCCATCTCGGGCTCCTCGGTCGCCACCGCGCTCTCCATCGGCTCCAGCGCGATCCCACAGATGAAGCGCTACGGATACGCCGAGCGCGACGCGCTGGGTGTAGTCGCGGCGGGTGGCACGCTGGGCATCCTCATCCCGCCCTCCGGCCCGATGATCCTCTACGCCATCGTCTCCGAGGCCTCCATCGGCGGGCTCTTCCTCGCGGGCATCATCCCCGGCCTGCTGCTGGCGCTGATGTTCTCGGGCTGGTGCATGGTGCAGGCGCGCGGCCGCAGCGGCATCGACGCGCCCGACTGGGCGGGCTGGAAGAAGGCAACCGCCGCGCTGCGCCGCTCGATCTGGGCGCTTCTGGCCCCGCCGGTGGTGATGGGCGGCATCTACTTCGGCGTCTTCACCGCCTCCGAGGCCGCCGCCGCAGGCTCGCTCTACGCGCTGCTGGTGGCGGTGCTGGTCTACCGCAACTTCGGCCTCACAGACCTCTGGCACTGCGCCTATGCCACGATGCGCACCTCGATGATGGTCTTCATGATCATCGCGGGCGCGGCCATGTTCGCCCATGCCATCACCCTCGTCCGGCTGCCCGTCGGCGTGACCGAGCAGGTCACCGCATTGGGCCTCGGCCCGATCGGCTTCATCCTCGTGGTCATGGCGCTGATCTTCGTCCTCGGCATGTTCCTCGAGAGCATCGCCATCATCCTCATCACCACCCCAATCCTGCTGCCCACCATGATCGCCCTCCAGATCGACCCGATCTGGTATGGCGTGCTTCTGATGATCAACCTCGAGCTGGCGATGATCACTCCGCCCGTGGGGATGAACCTCTTCGTCATCAAGGGCATCACCAATGCCCCCCTCGGCACCATCGTGCGCGGCGCGTCGCCCTTTGTGGCGCTGATGATCGGCGGCCTCGTTCTGCTGATCGCCTTCCCCGCCCTCGCCACATGGCTCCCCACCGCCGCCGGCTTCGGCCGCTAA
- a CDS encoding Xaa-Pro peptidase family protein yields the protein MSLSSDTPRPRIARLKAAMAAQGIDVLVSFKPEHTFYMSGFNPILYSHPVIAILPAEGAPTLLVHALRDAHGRDEGFVSDLRAYGVWSTTKTMGPNWQDALSAILAEKGLEGARIGLEADSTPVARWKTVEGLMPEAELVDSSALIDRCRLIKDPDEIANARIAAEMADLGMEAAIAALAAGGTEREAHTASQAAMNAHWTHKLPDTVEVADFGGLEGGMVNGLSTWVLSGPRMFRNCDNSITRTPQQGEFCAIFIWSIANGIHAENERTVAIGPAPDKRRRALDTILKIREEITPVMTPGTPLAELYNITRRGLIEAGYDANIPGRIGHTIGIGAHEHFSLDGKTDVILEPGMLFTLEPNLRIPDQDVSTQISDTILITETGHEFLTRSRGGYIEV from the coding sequence ATGAGCCTCTCTTCCGACACTCCCCGCCCCCGCATCGCCCGCCTGAAGGCCGCCATGGCGGCTCAGGGCATCGACGTGCTGGTCAGCTTCAAGCCCGAGCACACTTTCTACATGTCGGGGTTCAACCCGATCCTCTACTCACACCCGGTCATCGCCATCCTGCCCGCCGAGGGCGCGCCGACGCTGCTTGTCCACGCGCTGCGCGATGCACATGGGCGCGACGAGGGCTTCGTGAGTGACCTGCGCGCCTATGGCGTCTGGTCCACGACCAAGACGATGGGGCCGAACTGGCAGGATGCGCTGTCCGCGATCCTTGCCGAGAAGGGACTCGAAGGTGCCCGCATCGGCCTTGAGGCCGACAGCACCCCCGTCGCGCGCTGGAAGACCGTCGAGGGGCTGATGCCCGAGGCCGAGCTGGTCGACAGCTCGGCGCTGATTGACCGCTGCCGCCTGATCAAGGACCCCGACGAGATTGCCAACGCCCGCATCGCCGCCGAAATGGCCGACCTCGGGATGGAAGCCGCCATTGCGGCGCTGGCTGCGGGCGGAACCGAGCGCGAGGCCCACACCGCCTCGCAGGCCGCGATGAACGCGCATTGGACCCACAAGCTGCCCGATACGGTCGAGGTGGCCGATTTCGGCGGGCTGGAGGGCGGCATGGTCAACGGGTTGTCGACCTGGGTGCTCTCCGGCCCGCGGATGTTTCGCAACTGCGACAACTCGATCACCCGCACGCCGCAACAGGGCGAGTTCTGCGCGATCTTCATCTGGTCGATCGCCAACGGCATCCACGCCGAGAACGAGCGCACCGTCGCCATCGGCCCCGCGCCGGACAAACGCCGCCGGGCGCTCGATACGATCCTGAAGATCCGCGAAGAGATCACCCCGGTGATGACCCCCGGCACGCCCTTGGCAGAGCTCTACAACATCACCAGACGCGGGCTGATCGAGGCGGGGTATGACGCCAACATCCCGGGCCGGATCGGCCACACCATCGGCATCGGCGCCCACGAGCATTTCTCGCTCGACGGCAAGACCGACGTGATCCTCGAGCCCGGCATGCTCTTCACGCTGGAGCCTAATCTGCGCATCCCTGATCAGGATGTCTCGACCCAGATTTCCGACACCATCCTCATCACCGAAACCGGCCATGAATTTCTGACAAGGTCGCGTGGCGGCTACATCGAGGTCTGA
- a CDS encoding oligopeptide/dipeptide ABC transporter ATP-binding protein translates to MAPLLDIRNLTVEFDTPGGVVQAVNGLSYSVEAGETLGIVGESGSGKSVHILALLGLLPSPPARIVSGEAWFDGRNLMTLSDRELREIRGGQIGMVFQDPMSSLNPVLTVGRQLREVLVRHTDLTGSKLKARMIELLDIVGIPHPEARLSQYPHEFSGGMRQRVLIAIGMACNPRLLIADEATTALDVTVQAQILDLVRKLKGEFGTTVVWVTHDMGVVAELADTVQVMYGGRIMERGPVRPVFHDPRSAYTWGLLKSLPTEGARTQRRLYQIPGSPPNMANLPAGDPFAPRNPFATDRCRREVPPLREVGDVPGHMVAAWYDLPALLATTEEAPQ, encoded by the coding sequence GTGGCACCCCTTCTGGACATCCGCAATCTCACGGTCGAGTTCGATACCCCCGGCGGCGTCGTGCAGGCGGTCAACGGCCTGAGCTACAGCGTCGAGGCGGGCGAGACCCTTGGCATCGTCGGGGAGTCCGGCTCGGGCAAGTCCGTCCACATCCTCGCGCTTCTCGGCCTGCTGCCTTCGCCGCCTGCGCGGATCGTCTCGGGGGAGGCGTGGTTTGACGGGCGCAATCTGATGACCCTTTCCGACAGGGAGCTGCGGGAAATTCGCGGCGGTCAGATCGGCATGGTCTTTCAGGACCCGATGTCATCTCTCAACCCCGTGCTCACCGTGGGACGCCAGTTGCGCGAGGTGCTGGTGCGCCATACCGACCTGACGGGCAGCAAGCTCAAGGCCCGGATGATCGAGCTGCTCGACATCGTCGGCATCCCCCATCCGGAGGCACGGCTGTCGCAATATCCGCATGAGTTTTCGGGCGGGATGCGCCAGCGGGTGCTGATCGCCATCGGCATGGCCTGCAATCCGCGCCTGCTGATCGCGGACGAGGCCACCACCGCGCTCGATGTGACGGTGCAGGCCCAGATCCTCGACCTTGTGCGCAAGCTCAAGGGAGAGTTTGGCACCACCGTCGTCTGGGTGACGCATGACATGGGCGTGGTGGCCGAATTGGCCGATACGGTGCAGGTGATGTATGGTGGGCGCATCATGGAGCGCGGCCCGGTTCGCCCGGTGTTTCACGATCCGCGCTCGGCCTATACCTGGGGCCTGCTCAAGTCTCTGCCGACCGAGGGCGCGCGCACCCAGCGCCGTCTCTACCAGATTCCCGGCAGCCCGCCCAACATGGCCAATCTGCCCGCTGGCGACCCGTTTGCGCCGCGCAACCCCTTTGCCACCGACCGGTGCCGGCGCGAGGTGCCGCCGCTGCGGGAGGTGGGGGACGTTCCCGGCCACATGGTTGCGGCCTGGTATGACCTGCCGGCGCTGCTCGCCACCACCGAGGAGGCACCGCAATGA